GGATGAGGAGATGTCACACGTCATCAAATGAAATCTGTAACGTATCAACTGAATAACGTCTCGCTCCACGTCACCAGTTCGGTTAAATGTTTTATACTATTAGAATCCTTTGAATCAGAAAAGTTAGGTTAAGGATAATGTAGGCCTTTTACAGTAGGAGTTaagcctgggcgttcgggtatccgttCGGGTCGGGTgcttcggattttcgggtttttGGATAGAGAGGTACATAACCCATTCgggttattttatatttcagatcgggtttgggtttttaaggttatttcggatataaccgaattttgtaacaaataataaaaaaattctatgtaTCCTTGATTTAACCATGTGAGACCATAAGCAATACTATTGAAATTAAAAGATTGAACAACTTAATATAAGATTTATGATCTTTCTGATTTGTTATTACGTTTAGGAACACGAACATGTATTCTTTTTCTTCGTGTAATTTCTATTTGTATTATCTTGTATAAAAAATGGTAAAAACCCATCTattcataaatcaaaatcaaagagacatcaaaatcaaacagaaatcAAACATGGATAATCATGAATGTTTGAGCTCATGCCTGTATAAAgagcaaagagaaaacaaatcgCAAAACCTACTTGTaatcaaacataaatcaaaatcgcAAAGTATAGTGATTCATACGTGTAATCGGTCATAAAATGAGTTTGAgtatgtactgaacatatacgctgaagaaggagaagacggGAAAATGAATGGAATGAAAGATGTAAATTTAGgattagtaatttatatatatatatatatattcgggTACTTCAGTAATTAGTTAGGGTATCGGATATAACCAATCGGGTATGGGTATCTAGACTGAATGAATCTAAAACTCgttcggtttgttttttaatttcggttcggttttcagTTCGCGGTTtttggatcggttcggatttcggttaaTATGTCCACGCCTAGTAGGAGTCTTCTGTGATAAACAGATTTGTCACTAGTTCATTAAAaccttcatttttcttatatatattgaattcgtcctttttcttcttattacttgttcatttatttttgaaaaattttctatgtaagctatttttaatttattttcacaaaaagtctcaaagaaaaaatgacaaaaaaatttcattaaagggtaaatatacatttatacttctaaaaaaactaatttagatttagggtttagagataaAGAAtggagtttaaaattttaaaaatatttgaaaaaaaatatttttcaatttgaaaaaaatattaattttattattattattcttattattattatttatttatatttgtatatttataaatcaagAGATAAAatagtcttttgtctctttaatgaaacatctTTGGTTGTTTtcctctttaaaaaaaaaatttgtgatagaaacttaaaaattatttgagagaattgttcattattttcaaataatataattcatCTAAGTACAAATGAGGGAACTCTACGGAAATACAATAAAGCTAAGGATAAAGGATTTACATAAGCTAAAAGTTGCCTACGTTATTTGGAACTAACTCCTGTATTTTCTAATTTACTGGTATGTACCTTTTCATTTTGTTCTCTAGATGTCACCAGTTCATAGAACTAGTTTTTATGTTAATCACTCGTTTAATCTAAATGAGTGTTGcccaaaaatataatagtaactATTTAATGCATTTTATGAAATCTTGCATTGTCAGCAATTCGCCCACTATGCTTTAGGCCCATTTCCTGAGAACTGGACAACCGGTAAAAACATATCAAAGGACAAATTGTCACTTCACATATCAGCAATGGATTGCGGTCTCTATCCAAACTTGAGTTCACTCACAGGCACAAAAATCTCTACAGGcttcatattttaaaagtatttataattaatCCTAGAAACCAATTAAAATACACATTAACCATAATTCAATCACTCAACTATTTGATGATGTCGACTTGATAGTAGGCGATGACCATGGCCGGTACTGAAATCTACAAACTCTATACAATATCTTTTTACATACGTATTTGTATTATCATTAATAATAAGTGAAATAATAATACCAATTTTATTTCTAATAGCAGTTCTATTATTTCGAATAGCTATAAATTTTTCTGTAGATATTAATATGAACCTCACTGTTATTATGCTCGTAGTTATTCAAATAAAACGTGTCCTTACCGTATATCAATAACTGTCGTATGTGGATGTCCAAAAAAGAAGTTGCCTATTTgattaaatcaaaatcactataaGTTAGCATATTTCTCTACCAGTTTTTCTATTATAACTATAAGGCTGATTAGCGCGCTAATAATTTAAGTATGTATATATCGTCATTTGCATAGACTGGAGTTGTGTATTTTTGGTAAGATTGCTTTTCTATGTCCATACAGAAAACGGCTTGTTGAGTAAAGTAAAGTGGTCGACCTCATGCTTTCCCCATAACGGCCggctttatttattttctgtgaAAGctagtatataattttaatttaacagAATACGAGCGATAGCTTTCTCTACATCACCAATCTTCTTCACACCCTAAaagggaaagaagaagaaaaaagtaaGACATGAAACAAAGCGAAATATTGTTCAGATTTTCAAAGAAAGATGGCATCTCCTTTTTATAAAAGCAGGAAAGCGTATATAATATAGTAGTTCTTTGAATTCATCTTTTTAGAccttgaaacaaaaaaataatagcaGTGatgtaatttatataaatacatcaAACTACATTAGTTTTGATGTGcagaaacatataaatatttgttaaaatacacatttaacATTAACAGAAAAGTATATACATGATGTTAAATTAACTCTCTGGATactgtgattgttttttttttgtcaactggaTATTGTGATTGTTATTTAACAAATATTATCAGTGTGacctaaataattttatatataccaGTGGGATTACacttcattttttaatttaaatttgataatttCTTTTATACGGTCGGTTTACACATCTCATGTCGTAGTGTTTGGCACCGATTGCTATAAGTAAACCAATCTACAGAAAGTTTTGTTACCCATACACCATTTGAATTACATGAAAATGGGACCTAAAAAGCAAAGAAAAATAGTGAGAGGTTAAGGAATCTTTTCCTGCCTCACATCTTTTTTCACTGTGGGGTTAAAAATCCCTCCTTTTCATGCAAGACCAACTTTTAATTATCTATTTTTACCTCCTcactttctcttcttttgtttacccttttaaacacaccaactcTCTCACATTCACAACACTCTTCTCTCTCAACTCCTTCATCTTCACGAAGCTAATGGACTTCCTTCCCCCAgtgagtttttttcttttcttaaacaaAGCTTTTTTACATCCTTATATATAGACGCAAACCCTACGCTTTCAATtattttacgaaatgttaattcTCTTGTTTTCTTTGGTTTCGTTAGGTCAAACCAGAAAGTGTGGAGGAGATAGTGTTGATGGAATACGATGAAGAGGACAACCAACTCGAAGCTGAGTTTTGTCCCGTTGAGCATCCTATTGAACCGGAAGAAGAAGATCGTCCGGTTAAATGTCCCGTACCAATCTCATCTGCTCTCATCCACGTAAGTTTTGTCTTTTGAAAGCCCTTACTCTCGAAACTAAACCAAGTTTCTCAGTTGATAGTGAAAATTCATTTTTACTGTGAAGAATTCTACGGAGAAAACCAAACCGGGCTGGGTTAAACACAGAGCCAGCTGCGAAACTCCAGTTTATCCACCTCCACGTCATGTCCGCAACGTAAGAAAGAGACGCAACTCGTTTGTCGAAGGAGACAACAGTTTCTTCACGAGATCTATGTTCTCAACATCAACTCATCATGAGGAAGAAACCACATCTCGAAGATCCACTGCCACAACAATCTACCGAGTTTTTCAACAAGTTCACGAGTTCGagccttaaaaaaaaaatcaaccctttgagttgttttattttttcgcCAGCGattgctttttagtttttgttgtgTTTAACGTAGATCGTCGTTACGTAGTACCAAGTTCTCGGTATAAGTGTTATATTATTGTTCGGTGTTAACCGGCCCGGTTAGGTACGGTTCGCGCAGAtataaaaatttctattttcgTGTATGTAAATGCGGGGCCGAATGTAGAATTTGGGCTTTCCGGGCAACATTTTCAATCAGTATTATACTAATGGCCCATGCTTTATGAAGTcctccaatatgggtttaatgCGCCATACTTTAGTTTCTGTCAGAAAATATATGCTGGTAATTTGAAAAATT
This genomic interval from Brassica napus cultivar Da-Ae chromosome A6, Da-Ae, whole genome shotgun sequence contains the following:
- the LOC106431554 gene encoding uncharacterized protein LOC106431554, giving the protein MQDQLLIIYFYLLTFSSFVYPFKHTNSLTFTTLFSLNSFIFTKLMDFLPPVKPESVEEIVLMEYDEEDNQLEAEFCPVEHPIEPEEEDRPVKCPVPISSALIHNSTEKTKPGWVKHRASCETPVYPPPRHVRNVRKRRNSFVEGDNSFFTRSMFSTSTHHEEETTSRRSTATTIYRVFQQVHEFEP